A single genomic interval of Leptospira montravelensis harbors:
- a CDS encoding MFS transporter produces MNQKQTKRETTYLRFFGLAELADHGARGILAFWVILGMAFFLFGDQNLIAPNMKNIGASLGITDPNEVDWKLGGIIPVLFFILGGAVSLSMGYLSQTFSRKNLLLATVLLGEIPCFLTAYVETYDQFLVLRTLCGFGLGGIFPLLFSLIGDYFSSKSRAIATGYVSLAMGLGVGVGQLLGGILGGADPINGWRASFIYMSAPSFVFAGIYLFFCKEPKRGGAEGVSSDELSHKISLKDFKLLFESKTNLGAFLQGLPGCIPWGVFFVYLADYYEHTYHLSKEISAGMITFAAVGIFIGTFFGGVLGQILYNIKKTYQPLLCIGTTFFGVFPAIMLLYSFDIVPYMGLFIALNIFTGIMISITGPNVRAVLLNVNEPKSRSAIFSIYNLTDDLGKGLGPVMSAVILGLTPDRGLALSISILFWVPCALAWLLILFNYEKDENRMLQLMKQNVSKT; encoded by the coding sequence ATGAACCAAAAACAAACAAAACGAGAAACAACCTATCTGCGATTTTTTGGCCTCGCCGAACTTGCAGATCATGGGGCAAGGGGTATTTTAGCATTTTGGGTCATCCTGGGAATGGCCTTCTTTTTGTTTGGTGATCAAAACCTAATTGCACCGAATATGAAAAATATTGGTGCTTCCTTGGGCATCACTGACCCCAACGAAGTCGATTGGAAATTAGGTGGTATCATTCCTGTTTTGTTCTTTATTTTGGGTGGTGCTGTCTCATTGTCAATGGGATACCTTTCTCAGACTTTCTCACGAAAGAACTTACTTCTCGCCACTGTCCTACTTGGCGAAATTCCATGTTTTTTAACTGCATACGTTGAAACTTATGACCAATTTTTAGTTTTACGAACGTTATGCGGTTTTGGTCTTGGTGGAATTTTTCCTCTTCTCTTTAGTTTGATTGGAGATTATTTTTCTAGCAAATCTAGGGCGATTGCCACTGGTTATGTGTCTTTGGCGATGGGCCTTGGTGTAGGGGTTGGACAATTACTAGGTGGAATTTTAGGTGGGGCCGATCCCATCAACGGATGGCGTGCTTCTTTTATTTATATGTCAGCTCCTTCCTTTGTTTTTGCTGGCATTTATTTATTCTTTTGTAAAGAACCAAAACGTGGTGGAGCAGAAGGTGTTTCCAGCGATGAGTTATCACATAAAATAAGTTTAAAAGATTTTAAATTACTCTTTGAAAGTAAAACCAACTTAGGTGCCTTTTTACAAGGCCTACCAGGTTGTATTCCTTGGGGTGTGTTTTTTGTTTATTTGGCAGATTATTACGAACACACCTACCATCTTTCTAAAGAAATTTCTGCTGGTATGATTACTTTTGCGGCAGTAGGAATTTTTATAGGAACTTTCTTTGGTGGAGTGCTTGGTCAAATTTTATACAATATCAAAAAAACATACCAACCACTACTTTGTATCGGTACCACTTTTTTTGGTGTATTCCCTGCCATCATGCTGCTGTATTCATTCGATATCGTTCCCTATATGGGCCTTTTCATTGCACTGAATATTTTTACAGGAATTATGATTTCGATCACAGGACCTAACGTACGTGCGGTGTTACTCAATGTAAACGAACCAAAATCAAGAAGTGCTATTTTTTCTATCTATAACCTAACAGATGATTTAGGAAAAGGTCTTGGACCTGTGATGTCTGCAGTGATTTTAGGATTAACTCCGGATCGAGGTCTTGCTCTCTCGATATCCATTCTATTTTGGGTTCCATGTGCATTGGCATGGTTACTGATTTTGTTTAATTATGAAAAAGATGAAAATAGAATGCTGCAGCTGATGAAACAAAATGTTTCAAAGACATAA
- a CDS encoding prokaryotic cytochrome C oxidase subunit IV, giving the protein MKSILFTYLILLGIVYYSFFGMGSTIPGTWNLILFSAIKFLLICFVFMNLKVAHLFWKVAFPILIGIYSVSILLLT; this is encoded by the coding sequence ATGAAATCGATTTTATTTACTTATTTAATTCTTTTGGGAATTGTTTATTATTCATTTTTTGGAATGGGTTCTACCATACCTGGAACTTGGAATTTAATTCTATTTAGTGCGATCAAATTTCTTTTGATTTGTTTTGTTTTTATGAATTTGAAAGTGGCTCACCTATTTTGGAAGGTGGCCTTTCCTATTCTCATTGGAATTTATTCCGTTAGTATTTTGTTACTGACTTAA
- a CDS encoding NnrS family protein produces the protein MKTSFFQWSLWNTAFRPFFWFGSVYGILVIGFWLLILSNAITNPIQINSIHWHSYEMVFGFSKAIVLGFLFTAVQNWTNSSIIKGKNLFFLLLFWTLGRFSMYPLGIVSYLSFGLDISSDLMVILLLYPKLTVPTQKHNRPILYHYGLFSVFHLLAGIAARSVLNSEMTLLYIHLSIFVILFLILIIGGRVVPFFTGVVIQGYSFKRMPKLETVILYLPFVFYVSKLIQGNLVNSESIHLDIANLNLSSLILITTFLVSFTLFVTNLIRYVSWKPWRSYKKPILWILYTGYFWVCLGFLLYSLAYLGFFPVSSAIHSLTVGGIGVFIYGMITRVSLGHTGRSIVASPLTVGAYVILNFAVLVRVFFPLFGKYTWAFHLSGICWILAFSLFIFQYTKILFSPRPDGKPA, from the coding sequence ATGAAGACTTCTTTTTTTCAGTGGAGTTTATGGAATACAGCATTCCGGCCATTTTTTTGGTTCGGATCGGTGTACGGCATTTTAGTAATCGGATTTTGGTTATTAATTCTATCAAATGCGATTACGAATCCCATTCAAATTAACTCGATTCATTGGCATTCTTATGAAATGGTATTTGGATTTTCCAAAGCAATAGTCCTCGGATTCCTTTTTACGGCAGTTCAAAACTGGACTAACTCAAGTATCATAAAAGGTAAAAATCTATTTTTCCTTCTTCTCTTTTGGACTTTAGGAAGATTTTCTATGTATCCGCTGGGGATTGTTTCTTATTTATCTTTTGGTTTAGATATTAGTTCCGACTTAATGGTCATCCTTTTACTTTATCCCAAACTTACAGTGCCTACCCAAAAACACAATCGTCCTATTCTTTATCATTACGGATTATTTTCAGTATTTCACTTGTTAGCTGGTATCGCTGCACGGTCTGTATTAAATTCAGAAATGACTTTATTGTATATTCATCTAAGTATTTTTGTAATTCTATTTCTCATTTTGATTATTGGCGGACGAGTTGTTCCTTTCTTTACAGGTGTTGTCATACAAGGATATTCATTCAAACGAATGCCAAAACTAGAAACGGTTATCCTATATTTGCCATTTGTATTTTATGTTTCCAAATTGATCCAGGGTAATTTAGTCAATAGTGAGTCCATACACTTGGATATTGCGAATTTGAATCTTTCCAGTTTAATACTTATCACAACTTTTTTAGTTAGTTTTACTTTGTTTGTTACCAATCTGATTCGATACGTTTCATGGAAACCTTGGAGATCATACAAAAAACCAATTCTTTGGATTTTGTATACTGGTTACTTCTGGGTCTGTTTAGGATTTTTATTGTATAGCCTCGCGTATTTAGGCTTCTTTCCCGTATCATCTGCGATTCACAGTTTGACTGTTGGAGGTATCGGAGTTTTTATCTATGGGATGATCACTCGTGTGAGTTTAGGCCATACAGGAAGGAGCATTGTTGCATCTCCTCTCACTGTAGGTGCTTATGTTATATTAAATTTTGCGGTGCTTGTCCGAGTATTTTTTCCACTTTTTGGAAAATACACCTGGGCCTTCCATTTATCAGGGATTTGTTGGATCTTAGCGTTTAGTTTGTTTATTTTTCAATACACAAAAATTTTGTTTAGCCCAAGACCAGACGGAAAACCAGCTTAA
- the mtnC gene encoding acireductone synthase: MNIKHNLLDIEGTTAPIAFVHQVLFPYAKKHISRFLKDFQFSELQRKEIQSEFEKDSALREESFLSRFSKSNSHTKMETIPFTKDLISSYFEYLIEKDRKFGPLKEIQGKIWKEGYESGEIKSIVYPDVPGFLKKAKESGIKNHVYSSGSVEAQILIYQYSELGDLRIYFESYFDTAVGGKREKASYENIAKELKSSPDQIRFFTDIVEEAEAAKAIGMDVVILNRPGNIPQKPHLFPIWDHF, from the coding sequence ATGAATATTAAACACAACTTACTCGACATTGAAGGGACAACGGCACCAATTGCCTTTGTCCATCAGGTCCTTTTTCCTTATGCTAAAAAACACATAAGTCGTTTTTTAAAAGACTTCCAGTTTTCGGAATTACAACGAAAGGAAATCCAATCTGAATTTGAGAAGGATTCGGCCCTTCGTGAGGAAAGTTTTTTATCAAGATTTTCAAAGTCAAATTCTCATACAAAAATGGAAACGATTCCATTTACAAAGGATCTCATTTCTTCTTACTTCGAATATTTAATTGAGAAAGATCGAAAGTTTGGCCCTTTAAAAGAAATCCAAGGTAAAATTTGGAAAGAAGGTTATGAATCTGGGGAAATCAAAAGTATTGTATATCCAGATGTTCCTGGTTTTTTAAAAAAAGCAAAGGAATCGGGAATCAAAAATCATGTGTATTCCTCAGGTTCTGTGGAAGCACAAATTTTGATTTATCAGTATTCCGAGTTAGGTGACCTTCGAATTTATTTTGAATCTTATTTCGATACAGCAGTAGGTGGAAAAAGAGAAAAAGCTAGTTATGAAAACATTGCTAAAGAACTAAAGTCATCCCCTGACCAAATTCGTTTTTTTACCGATATCGTGGAAGAAGCGGAGGCAGCAAAGGCAATAGGAATGGATGTGGTGATTTTAAACCGTCCAGGAAATATCCCGCAGAAACCACATCTCTTTCCCATCTGGGATCATTTTTAA
- a CDS encoding WecB/TagA/CpsF family glycosyltransferase → MKQLSEIVHNSSKDERDILLEYQNIDVSKLETLNVLGIPIDNVTTDEAIAKLFRVLEKKEGMHHVLFLDPIKLMRMRPKKSLHRIAEKAGTILVEGAGIGWMTSGRLKERVTPIAVMMDLIRLAELKEFTAFIFGAKDEIVERIYFNLTRHFPKVRIVGRHAGHLDRQREMRVKEAIRKTGPDIIFLAMDFPNQEIWIENNTGYFGKAVVIGVGGALDMLSGADKKAPEWFKERGLIWLWRIIARPYRIQRMWETFYFFLLGIRERFRKH, encoded by the coding sequence ATGAAGCAATTGAGCGAAATCGTTCACAATTCCTCAAAAGATGAGAGGGATATACTACTAGAATACCAAAATATCGATGTTTCCAAGCTAGAAACTCTAAATGTTTTGGGAATTCCCATCGACAACGTCACTACCGACGAAGCCATAGCCAAACTCTTTCGCGTGCTTGAGAAAAAAGAAGGCATGCACCATGTACTATTTTTAGATCCGATTAAACTGATGAGGATGCGTCCGAAAAAGTCCCTACACCGCATTGCTGAAAAAGCAGGAACCATTTTGGTAGAAGGGGCGGGAATTGGTTGGATGACCTCAGGTAGACTCAAAGAACGTGTCACTCCGATTGCTGTGATGATGGACCTGATTCGTTTGGCGGAACTCAAAGAATTCACTGCCTTTATCTTTGGAGCTAAAGACGAAATTGTAGAACGTATTTATTTTAACCTCACTAGGCATTTTCCAAAAGTAAGGATTGTAGGAAGGCACGCAGGCCATCTCGATCGCCAAAGGGAAATGCGAGTTAAAGAAGCCATACGTAAAACCGGTCCCGATATCATTTTTCTTGCGATGGATTTTCCAAATCAAGAAATTTGGATCGAAAACAACACTGGATACTTTGGTAAAGCTGTTGTGATTGGTGTAGGCGGCGCCTTAGATATGTTATCTGGTGCTGACAAAAAAGCACCAGAATGGTTTAAAGAGAGAGGACTCATCTGGCTTTGGAGGATCATCGCAAGACCTTACCGAATCCAAAGGATGTGGGAAACTTTCTATTTCTTTCTACTCGGGATCCGCGAACGATTTCGCAAACATTAA
- a CDS encoding cytochrome c oxidase subunit 3, with amino-acid sequence MQENKIETNDSLWYPPGGILIWMIVLVEVLTFSLGIGSLLYDKAKDLNTFTFMQSHLNKTFAFWNTVFLLTSGFCIATAVYYRTKNNINFFTIFLLASILFGFAFLFLKFYEFREKWLLGFGLETSQFFSYYWLLTGFHYLHVVVGVIILFIIYLGRKTISVDNLEAGAVFWHMCDLIWLLLYPALYLIQ; translated from the coding sequence ATGCAAGAAAACAAAATAGAAACCAACGATTCTTTATGGTACCCACCCGGTGGAATCCTCATTTGGATGATTGTCCTTGTCGAAGTTCTGACATTTAGTTTAGGAATTGGTTCCTTGTTATATGATAAGGCAAAGGATCTCAACACTTTTACATTTATGCAGTCACACTTAAACAAAACATTTGCGTTTTGGAATACAGTCTTTTTACTCACTAGTGGGTTTTGTATCGCAACTGCTGTTTATTACAGAACCAAAAACAATATTAATTTTTTTACAATTTTTCTATTAGCATCTATTCTCTTTGGATTTGCTTTTCTTTTTCTTAAATTCTATGAGTTCCGTGAAAAGTGGTTATTGGGTTTTGGTCTAGAAACCAGTCAGTTTTTTAGTTATTATTGGTTACTCACAGGATTCCATTATCTTCATGTAGTTGTAGGTGTGATTATTTTATTTATCATTTATTTGGGTCGCAAAACCATCTCCGTTGATAACCTGGAAGCAGGTGCTGTGTTTTGGCATATGTGCGATTTGATTTGGTTATTACTGTATCCGGCTTTGTATTTAATTCAATAG
- a CDS encoding nitric oxide reductase activation protein NorD, producing the protein MEWDQFVFFQGHKLWKKIRKKLTPPNPYYAYQMGLEEVRVLRYLQTLKKEPTILILGGESVTFGPNYLKFPVEIHWFLSESISKKFVRIYLAYLAFLFNGKEVKINQSLDLKKINEVTSHSKETFFYQFRKFIKEFQGIRSDWKEIRQERLTIRKKDPVQHLKIKKLITDTSSAISNLKHEFPTGKDFISKTDKQKIKSKESKQKLDPSDAEVLEVDEKKIEEYTLGHNFEKIETVEEFDGQWRDIDGEEDMEEEEALQELNLKHIIRTEDPVHTTRSSESGAGTTLEILDEKILGNRFSYPEWDYKFKNYKPNYCNVVEEFPNQKDISYTKHVLEKQHSTLTQLKKKMMALLNQTRIKKRLVSGDDIDLDALVDRYADIKAKISPSESIYMNPIRDVSDMVLYFLVDLSLSTDSWIQEKRVLDVERESLLLFSECLEDLKIPFGIAGFYSRTRNFNQLIHLKQLSESWQSSRDRLGALSPIGYTRVGPSLRHINSILKYTSFKQKWIILITDARPNDYDKYEGKYGIEDVNKAVGECLLNGIQVYTLAIGTEEKPTIPAMMRNASYQMLFHPERLLDSLQEFFRRAIRV; encoded by the coding sequence TTGGAATGGGATCAGTTTGTATTCTTCCAAGGTCATAAACTTTGGAAAAAGATTCGTAAAAAATTAACTCCACCAAATCCATATTATGCGTATCAAATGGGGTTGGAAGAAGTTCGGGTTCTTCGTTATTTACAAACATTAAAAAAAGAACCTACAATTTTGATTCTTGGTGGAGAATCGGTCACGTTTGGTCCAAATTATTTAAAATTTCCAGTAGAAATACATTGGTTTCTATCAGAGTCTATTTCTAAAAAATTTGTACGTATCTATCTTGCGTATTTAGCATTTCTTTTTAATGGTAAAGAAGTTAAAATAAACCAGTCTTTAGATTTAAAAAAAATTAATGAAGTAACTTCCCATTCAAAAGAAACTTTCTTTTATCAGTTTCGAAAGTTTATCAAAGAATTTCAGGGTATTCGGAGTGATTGGAAGGAGATTCGACAAGAGAGATTAACAATAAGAAAAAAAGATCCAGTCCAACACCTAAAAATAAAGAAACTAATCACGGATACATCCTCTGCCATTTCCAATTTGAAACATGAGTTTCCCACAGGAAAAGATTTTATTTCGAAAACCGATAAACAAAAAATAAAATCCAAAGAATCCAAACAAAAATTAGATCCAAGTGATGCTGAGGTTTTGGAAGTCGATGAGAAAAAAATCGAAGAATATACGTTAGGTCATAATTTTGAAAAAATAGAAACGGTAGAAGAGTTTGATGGGCAATGGCGTGACATTGATGGCGAAGAAGATATGGAGGAAGAGGAAGCACTACAAGAGTTAAACTTAAAACATATCATTCGTACAGAAGATCCTGTGCATACCACTCGAAGTAGTGAGTCCGGAGCCGGAACAACTCTGGAAATTTTAGACGAAAAAATTTTGGGAAATCGTTTTTCCTATCCTGAGTGGGACTATAAATTTAAAAACTATAAACCTAACTATTGCAATGTTGTAGAGGAATTTCCCAACCAAAAAGATATTTCTTACACAAAACATGTATTAGAAAAACAACATTCTACTTTGACCCAATTAAAAAAGAAAATGATGGCACTCTTAAACCAAACACGAATCAAAAAACGTTTGGTATCGGGAGATGATATTGATTTAGATGCACTTGTAGATCGTTATGCGGATATCAAAGCTAAAATTAGTCCATCAGAATCAATTTATATGAACCCAATTCGCGATGTTTCCGATATGGTTTTATACTTTTTGGTAGATTTGAGTTTGTCTACTGATTCGTGGATTCAAGAAAAAAGAGTATTAGATGTAGAAAGAGAAAGTTTACTTTTGTTCTCTGAATGTTTGGAAGATTTAAAAATTCCATTTGGAATTGCTGGATTTTATTCTAGAACTCGCAATTTTAATCAATTGATCCATTTAAAACAGTTATCAGAATCTTGGCAGAGTTCTCGTGACCGTTTGGGTGCACTTTCTCCGATTGGATACACTCGTGTTGGTCCGTCTTTACGCCATATCAATTCTATTTTAAAATATACTTCTTTTAAACAAAAGTGGATCATCCTCATTACTGATGCACGTCCCAATGACTATGATAAATATGAAGGAAAATACGGAATCGAAGATGTGAATAAGGCTGTCGGTGAATGTTTGTTAAATGGAATTCAAGTGTATACGTTAGCCATTGGAACAGAAGAAAAACCAACCATCCCGGCGATGATGAGAAATGCAAGTTACCAAATGTTGTTTCATCCAGAAAGGCTCCTCGATTCACTCCAAGAGTTTTTTCGAAGAGCCATCCGGGTATAA
- a CDS encoding cbb3-type cytochrome c oxidase subunit I, with protein MRFQSQKVAYWFFATCMLLLSLQIVYGFIMGFARIGFDGLHDYIPFNTARATHTNLLVVWLLTGFMGAAYYIIPEESDRELYSVKLAYIQLLSWVVVGVVAIIGFHFNWWEGRKFLEIPRPLDYLVVVNVLTFLFNIAMTIWQAKKRSTTQLVLFFGLLCAALLYLPGMIYFDNQTLDSYFRWWVVHLWVEGVWELIMGGILAFLLIKLTGVDREVIEKWLYVVVGLTFLSGILGTGHHYYWIGTPKYWLMVGGIFSALEPLAFLGMAIWALNMYRKKGKNHPNKIALYWTLGSAMMSFIGAGFLGFAHTWPSVNQWTHGTLITAMHGHLAFWGAYAMLVLAVISYAMPNLTGRKLFTGMSGYLAFWASNIGMLGMTGALAVAGITQVYLERKLGMDFLVVQKEIIFHFIGMLLAATLFTVGITYFIVDFIRHGLPSDEAVGKNAGDLE; from the coding sequence ATGAGATTCCAATCACAAAAGGTCGCATATTGGTTCTTTGCAACTTGTATGTTACTCTTATCTTTACAAATCGTATATGGCTTTATTATGGGTTTTGCTCGCATCGGTTTTGATGGGTTACATGACTATATTCCATTTAATACGGCTCGTGCAACACATACAAATTTACTAGTTGTATGGTTGTTAACTGGTTTTATGGGAGCTGCTTATTACATTATTCCTGAAGAATCTGATAGAGAGTTGTATAGTGTAAAACTTGCCTATATTCAACTTCTTTCTTGGGTTGTTGTGGGAGTGGTCGCCATTATCGGATTTCACTTCAATTGGTGGGAAGGTCGTAAATTCTTAGAAATTCCAAGACCACTTGACTATTTGGTTGTTGTGAATGTTTTAACATTTTTGTTTAACATCGCTATGACGATCTGGCAGGCAAAAAAAAGAAGTACAACACAACTAGTTCTCTTCTTTGGATTGTTATGTGCTGCGTTATTATACCTTCCCGGTATGATTTACTTCGATAACCAAACACTCGATTCTTATTTTCGTTGGTGGGTAGTTCATCTTTGGGTAGAAGGAGTATGGGAACTCATTATGGGTGGTATCCTTGCTTTTTTACTCATCAAACTCACTGGTGTGGATAGAGAAGTAATCGAAAAATGGTTGTATGTAGTTGTTGGTTTAACTTTCCTTTCAGGAATTCTTGGAACAGGCCACCACTACTACTGGATTGGAACTCCTAAGTATTGGCTTATGGTGGGTGGAATTTTTTCTGCTTTGGAACCACTTGCTTTTCTTGGAATGGCAATCTGGGCTCTCAATATGTATCGCAAAAAAGGAAAAAACCATCCTAATAAAATTGCGCTCTATTGGACTTTGGGCAGTGCCATGATGTCTTTTATTGGTGCTGGATTTTTAGGTTTTGCTCATACATGGCCTTCCGTAAACCAATGGACTCATGGAACTCTCATCACTGCAATGCATGGACACCTTGCATTCTGGGGAGCCTACGCTATGTTAGTGTTAGCTGTGATTTCCTATGCAATGCCAAACCTAACCGGAAGAAAACTGTTTACTGGAATGTCAGGTTATTTGGCATTTTGGGCATCCAATATTGGAATGTTAGGTATGACTGGTGCACTCGCGGTTGCCGGTATCACTCAAGTGTATTTAGAACGTAAATTAGGAATGGACTTCCTCGTGGTTCAGAAAGAAATTATATTCCACTTTATTGGAATGTTACTGGCTGCCACACTATTTACGGTAGGGATCACTTACTTTATCGTGGATTTCATTCGACATGGTCTTCCATCCGATGAAGCTGTAGGAAAAAATGCAGGTGATCTCGAATAA
- a CDS encoding CbbQ/NirQ/NorQ/GpvN family protein, with amino-acid sequence MLTKKAPYYEPIGKEIEIFQMAAENSLPLLLKGPTGSGKSRFLEYMAHTLGRRLITILCNDETSSVDLVGRFLVKGADTIWMDGPLTTGVKEGAIVYLDEVAEARPDTLVTIHSLTDHRRTLFLERKNEEIHAHPDFLLVASYNPGYQRGFKELKPSTKQRFLGMDFPYPKASVEEKIIVGETGISDSVSKKLVQFAGLVRNKPELGLAETVSTRLLVSCAKLMAKGLPARLAGRTAIILPLSDDLDTVTALQDSFDLIF; translated from the coding sequence ATGTTAACGAAGAAAGCGCCCTATTACGAACCAATCGGTAAGGAAATAGAAATCTTTCAAATGGCGGCAGAGAATTCTCTGCCGCTTTTGTTGAAAGGTCCTACTGGATCCGGTAAGTCTCGATTTTTGGAGTATATGGCTCATACCTTAGGCCGTAGACTCATCACAATTTTATGTAACGATGAAACATCTTCTGTAGATTTAGTCGGAAGATTTTTAGTCAAAGGTGCTGATACCATTTGGATGGATGGACCTTTAACAACAGGAGTCAAAGAAGGAGCCATTGTTTATTTAGATGAAGTGGCAGAAGCAAGACCTGACACTCTTGTAACCATTCACTCCTTAACCGACCATCGCCGTACTCTATTTTTAGAAAGAAAAAACGAAGAAATCCATGCACATCCTGATTTTTTACTCGTAGCATCTTATAACCCAGGATACCAGAGAGGATTTAAGGAATTAAAACCTTCCACAAAACAACGATTTCTCGGAATGGACTTCCCTTATCCGAAGGCATCTGTAGAGGAAAAAATCATCGTGGGAGAAACGGGAATTAGTGATTCTGTCTCAAAGAAATTAGTGCAATTTGCAGGATTGGTAAGAAATAAGCCAGAGTTAGGTTTGGCAGAGACTGTTTCGACCAGGTTACTCGTATCTTGTGCAAAATTAATGGCAAAAGGTTTACCGGCTCGCTTAGCGGGAAGGACTGCGATTATTTTACCACTCTCTGATGATTTGGATACTGTCACTGCTTTGCAAGATAGTTTTGATCTGATTTTTTAG
- a CDS encoding c-type cytochrome: MLSKSQARAFFLGGTFLFSAIFVFLTVDTLRQNDSRTNAQNMTADVLKGKEIWEKNNCMGCHTLLGEGAYYAPDLTKVVERRGATWIDVFLDDPQAMFPGERKMVKYNFTKEEKTQVIAFLDWVGKIDANGWPPKPNIPIDSIATPPAPKASSSAVALPQPEKFSQLCVACHAVGGKGGNVGPALDHVGTKFDADYLNRWLSDPQAIKPGTNMPKLPLTDPERKDIVTYLSSLK; encoded by the coding sequence ATGCTATCAAAATCGCAAGCCAGGGCGTTCTTTTTGGGAGGCACCTTTTTGTTCAGTGCTATCTTTGTGTTTCTCACTGTGGATACCTTGCGACAAAACGATTCCCGAACCAATGCACAAAACATGACCGCTGATGTTTTGAAGGGAAAGGAAATTTGGGAAAAAAACAATTGTATGGGTTGCCATACTTTGTTAGGTGAAGGTGCCTATTATGCACCAGACCTAACAAAGGTTGTCGAAAGAAGAGGAGCAACTTGGATTGATGTCTTTTTAGACGATCCGCAAGCGATGTTTCCAGGAGAACGAAAGATGGTGAAGTATAACTTCACTAAGGAAGAAAAAACACAGGTCATTGCGTTTCTTGATTGGGTAGGTAAAATTGATGCCAATGGATGGCCACCGAAACCAAATATTCCCATTGATTCGATTGCAACTCCTCCTGCCCCAAAGGCAAGTTCCAGTGCAGTTGCTTTGCCTCAACCTGAAAAGTTTTCTCAGCTTTGTGTCGCCTGTCACGCAGTAGGTGGAAAGGGTGGAAATGTTGGTCCTGCACTTGATCATGTAGGTACCAAGTTCGATGCCGATTACCTCAATCGTTGGTTGTCAGATCCACAAGCCATCAAACCGGGAACAAATATGCCAAAGTTGCCGTTAACTGATCCAGAAAGAAAAGATATAGTAACTTATCTTTCTTCGCTGAAATAA